Proteins found in one Choloepus didactylus isolate mChoDid1 chromosome 3, mChoDid1.pri, whole genome shotgun sequence genomic segment:
- the LOC119529246 gene encoding small nuclear ribonucleoprotein G-like: MSKAHLPELKKFMDKKLSLKLNGGRHVQGILQGFDPFMNLAIHEYVEMATSGQQNNIEIVVIQGNSIMLEALE; this comes from the coding sequence ATGAGCAAGGCTCATCTGCCTGAGTTGAAAAAATTTATGGACAAGAAGTTATCACTGAAATTAAATGGTGGCAGACATGTCCAGGGAATATTGCAGGGATTTGATCCCTTTATGAATCTTGCGATCCATGAATATGTGGAGATGGCAACTAGTGGGCAACAGAACAATATTGAAATAGTGGTAATACAAGGAAATAGTATCATGTTAGAAGCCTTGGAATGA